In the Leishmania donovani BPK282A1 complete genome, chromosome 29 genome, one interval contains:
- a CDS encoding cysteine peptidase C (CPC), with amino-acid sequence MALRAKSALCLVAVFAVLLATTVSGLYAKPSDFPLLGKSFVAEINSKARGQWTASADNGYLVSGKSLEEVRKLMGVTDMSTEAVPPRNFSVDEMQQDLPEFFDAAEHWPMCVTISEIRDQSNCGSCWAIAAVEAISDRYCTLGGVPDRRISTSNLLSCCFICGFGCYGGIPTMAWLWWVWVGITTEVCQPYPFGPCSHHGNSDKYPPCPNTIYDTPKCNTTCEKSEMDLVKYKGGTSYSVKGEKELMIELMTNGPLEVTMQVYSDFVGYKSGVYKHVSGDLLGGHAVKLVGWGTQGGVPYWKIANSWNTDWGDKGYFLIQRGSNECGIESGGVAGTPAQE; translated from the coding sequence ATGGCCCTCCGCGCCAAGTCTGCGCTGTGCCTGGTGGCCGTGTTTGCCGTGTTGCTGGCCACCACGGTGAGCGGCCTCTACGCCAAGCCGAGTGACTTTCCGCTTCTCGGCAAGAGTTTTGTGGCGGAGATCAACTCAAAGGCGAGGGGTCAGTGGACCGCCTCGGCCGATAATGGCTACCTGGTCAGCGGCAAGAGCctcgaggaggtgcgcaagCTGATGGGTGTGACCGACATGAGCACCGAGGCTGTTCCTCCCCGCAACTTCTCTGTGGATGAAATGCAGCAAGACCTGCCAGAGTtcttcgacgccgccgagcaCTGGCCCATGTGCGTGACAATCAGCGAGATCCGTGACCAATCGAACTGCGGCTCGTGCTGGGCCATCGCCGCGGTGGAGGCTATTTCGGACCGCTACTGCACCCTCGGTGGCGTTCCGGATCGCCGCATATCGACCAGCAACcttctctcctgctgcttcaTATGCGGCTTTGGCTGCTACGGCGGCATTCCGACGATGGCGTGGCTgtggtgggtgtgggtgggcaTAACGACGGAGGTCTGCCAGCCCTACCCCTTTGGCCCATGCAGCCATCACGGGAACAGCGACAAGTACCCGCCCTGCCCGAACACCATCTACGATACCCCTAAATGCAATACCACCTGCGAGAAAAGCGAGATGGATCTGGTCAAGTACAAGGGCGGCACATCTTACTCCGTCAAAGGCGAGAAGGAGCTCATGATCGAGCTCATGACCAACGGCCCCTTGGAGGTGACCATGCAGGTGTACTCCGACTTCGTCGGCTACAAGAGTGGAGTGTACAAGCACGTCTCTGGTGACCTTCTCGGTGGACACGCCGTAAAACTGGTCGGCTGGGGAACCCAAGGCGGTGTCCCGTACTGGAAGATCGCCAACAGCTGGAACACCGACTGGGGTGACAAAGGCTACTTCCTGAtccagcgcggcagcaaTGAGTGCGGTATtgagagcggcggcgttgctggcACACCCGCGCAGGAGTAG
- a CDS encoding high mobility group protein homolog tdp-1, putative: MSALPNGSIPADLEKSMLEIMHDVGLSTLSKNTLRRRLEAKYKMDFTPLTAEVDRLVGKLMTTPEIQRELAKIQKEKEDVSARRLKRERSPSSTKKSKKDKESARGKKEKKPDDYPKGALSPYIIFVNENREKLKAKHPDMKNTDLLSEMGNLWKKASEEEKSRYQKLADEDKLRYDREMAAYIARGGAVFKRGGKKAKREKKEKDPQAPKRALTAYFFFASDYRAKHANIPAKQQMSEAGAAWGKMSAEEKKPYEELAAKDKKRYEAECSGRGSKPSQPKAADSASSSSADSSSSDSDESD, encoded by the coding sequence ATGTCCGCCTTGCCCAACGGTTCCATTCCAGCCGACTTAGAGAAGTCGATGCTGGAGATCATGCACGATGTCGGTCTCAGTACGCTGAGCAAGAATActctgcgccggcgtctgGAGGCCAAGTACAAGATGGACTTTACGCCTCTCACTGCGGAGGTGGACCGGTTAGTGGGCAAGCTGATGACCACCCCTGAGATTCAGCGGGAGCTGGCCAAGATTcagaaggagaaagaggacGTCAGCGCCCGCCGCTTGAAGCGTGAGCGCAgccccagcagcaccaaGAAATCTAAGAAAGACAAGGAAAGTGCGCGCGGgaagaaggagaaaaaaCCGGACGACTACCCGAAAGGTGCCCTCTCTCCGTACATTATCTTCGTGAACGAGAATCGCGAGAAGCTAAAGGCGAAGCACCCTGATATGAAGAACACCGATCTCCTTTCAGAGATGGGCAACTTGTGGAAAAAAGCTtccgaggaggagaagagccgCTATCAGAAGCTCGCAGATGAGGACAAGCTGCGTTACGATCGCGAGATGGCGGCTTACAtcgctcgcggcggcgctgtcttcaagcgcggcggcaagaaggcaaaaagggagaaaaaggagaaggacCCTCAAGCACCGAAGCGTGCTCTGACCGCGTACTTCTTCTTTGCCAGCGACTACCGCGCCAAGCACGCCAACATCCCCGCGAAGCAGCAGATGAGCGAGGCCGGCGCAGCGTGGGGCAAGATGTCtgcagaggagaagaagcCGTACGAGGAGCTGGCTGCCAAAGACAAGAAACGTTACGAGGCGGAATGCTCAGGTCGCGGCTCAAAGCCGTCTCAGCCGAAGGCTGCCGActctgcgtcgtcgtcttcggcagactcgagcagcagcgactcggATGAGAGCGACTAG